In Mus musculus strain C57BL/6J chromosome 9, GRCm38.p6 C57BL/6J, one genomic interval encodes:
- the Usp19 gene encoding ubiquitin carboxyl-terminal hydrolase 19 isoform X3, with protein sequence MSAGASATGPRRGPPGLEEATSKKKQKDRANLESKDGDARRVSLPRKEPTKDELLLDWRQSADEVIVKLRVGTGPVRLEDVDAAFTDTDCVVRLPDGRQWGGVFFAEIQSSCTKVQARKGGLLQLVLPKKVPLLTWPSLLKPLGTQELVPGLQCQENGQELSPIALEPGSEPRRAKQEARNQKRAQGRGEVGSGAGPGTQAGPSAKRAVHLRRGPEGEGSMDGPGPQGDAPSFLSDSATQVEAEEKLCAPPMNTQTSLLSSEKSLALLTVEKTVSPRNDPVAPVMVQDRDPEPEQEDQVKEEMALGADPTALVEEPESMVNLAFVKNDSYEKGPDSVVVHVYVKEIRRDSSRVLFREQDFTLIFQTRDGNFLRLHPGCGPHTIFRWQVKLRNLIEPEQCTFCFTASRIDICLRKRQSQRWGGLEAPATRVGGAKVAVPTGPTPLDSTPPGGGPHPLTGQEEARAVEKEKPKARSEDSGLDGVVARTPLEHVAPKPDPHLASPKPTCMVPPMPHSPVSGDSVEEDEEEEKKVCLPGFTGLVNLGNTCFMNSVIQSLSNTRELRDFFHDRSFEAEINYNNPLGTGGRLAIGFAVLLRALWKGTHQAFQPSKLKAIVASKASQFTGYAQHDAQEFMAFLLDGLHEDLNRIQNKPYTETVDSDGRPDEVVAEEAWQRHKMRNDSFIVDLFQGQYKSKLVCPVCAKVSITFDPFLYLPVPLPQKQKVLPIFYFAREPHSKPIKFLVSVSKENSSASEVLDSLSQSVHVKPENLRLAEVIKNRFHRVFLPSHSLDAVSPTDVLLCFELLSPELAKERVVVLEVQQRPQVPSIPISKCAACQRKQQSEEEKLKRCTRCYRVGYCNQFCQKTHWPDHKGLCRPENIGYPFLVSVPASRLTYARLAQLLEGYARYSVSVFQPPFQPGRMALESQSPGCTTLLSTSSLEAGDSEREPIQPSELQLVTPVAEGDTGAHRVWPPADRGPVPSTSGLSSEMLASGPIEGCPLLAGERVSRPEAAVPGYQHSSESVNTHTPQFFIYKIDASNREQRLEDKGETPLELGDDCSLALVWRNNERLQEFVLVASKELECAEDPGSAGEAARAGHFTLDQCLNLFTRPEVLAPEEAWYCPQCKQHREASKQLLLWRLPNVLIVQLKRFSFRSFIWRDKINDLVEFPVRNLDLSKFCIGQKEEQLPSYDLYAVINHYGGMIGGHYTACARLPNDRSSQRSDVGWRLFDDSTVTTVDESQVVTRYAYVLFYRRRNSPVERPPRASHSEHHPDLGPAAEAAASQASRIWQELEAEEEMVPEGPGPLGPWGPQDWVGPPPRGPTTPDEGCLRYFVLGTVAALVALVLNVFYPLVSQSRWR encoded by the exons TGTCCCTTCCTCGAAAGGAACCAACCAAAGATG AATTGTTGCTCGATTGGAGGCAGAGTGCAGATGAGGTGATTGTTAAGCTGCGCGTGGGAACAGGTCCCGTACGTCTGGAGGATGTAGATGCTGCGTTCACAGACACGGACTGTGTGGTGAGGCTTCCAG ATGGTCGGCAGTGGGGTGGTGTCTTCTTTGCTGAAATACAAAGTTCTTGCACCAAAGTGCAGGCTCGCAAGGGTGGTCTTCTACAGCTAGTACTACCCAAGAAGGTGCCTCTGCTCACGTGGCCCTCTCTCCTG AAACCTCTGGGAACCCAAGAGCTGGTGCCAGGTTTGCAGTGCCAGGAGAACGGGCAAGAGCTGTCTCCCATTGCCCTGGAGCCAGGCTCTGAGCCCCGCAGAGCTAAACAGGAAGCCCGAAACCAGAAGCGGGCCCAGGGCCGTGGTGAGGTAGGCTCGGGGGCTGGCCCTGGGACACAGGCAGGGCCCAGCGCCAAGAGGGCTGTTCACCTCCGCAGAGGGCCAGAAGGGGAAGGGTCCATGGATGGCCCCGGCCCCCAGGGTGATGCCCCGTCTTTCCTGTCTGACTCAGCTACCCAG gttgagGCTGAGGAGAAGCTCTGTGCTCCACCAATGAACACTCAAACAAGTCTCTTGAGCTCAGAGAAGAGTTTAGCCCTTCTGACAGTAGAGAAGACAGTGTCCCCCAGGAATGACCCAGTCGCCCCGGTTATGGTCCAGGACAGAGACCCTGAGCCTGAGCAAGAAGACCAAGTCAAAGAGGAGATGGCACTTGGGGCTGATCCTACAGCCTTGGTGGAGG AACCAGAGTCTATGGTGAACCTGGCATTTGTCAAGAACGACTCGTATGAGAAGGGCCCGGATTCGGTGGTGGTGCACGTGTACGTGAAGGAGATCCGCAGGGACAGCTCCCGAGTGCTCTTCCGAGAGCAGGACTTCACACTGATCTTCCAGACCAG GGACGGAAACTTTCTGAGGCTGCATCCGGGCTGTGGGCCCCACACCATCTTCCGATGGCAGGTGAAGCTCAG AAACTTGATTGAACCAGAGCAGTGTACGTTCTGTTTCACGGCCTCTCGAATCGATATCTGCCTCCGGAAGCGGCAGAGTCAGCGCTGGGGGGGACTGGAGGCCCCTGCTACACGAG TGGGTGGTGCAAAGGTTGCCGTGCCGACAGGCCCAACCCCTTTGGATTCAACCCCTCCAGGAGGTGGCCCCCACCCCCTGACAGGCCAGGAGGAAGCCAGGGCTGTGGAGAAGGAAAAACCCAAGGCTCGATCAGAGGACTCAGGGCTGGATGGTGTGGTGGCCCGCACCCCCTTGGAGCATGTAGCCCCAAAGCCAGACCCACACTTGGCCTCG CCCAAACCCACGTGTATGGTGCCTCCAATGCCGCACAGTCCAGTTAGTGGGGATAGTGTGGAGGAGgacgaagaggaagagaagaaggtgtGCCTGCCAGGCTTCACTGGCCTTGTCAACTTAGGGAACACCTGCTTCATGAATAGCGTCATTCAGTCTTTGTCCAACACTCGGGAACTTCGTGACTTCTTTCACG ACCGATCCTTTGAAGCTGAGATTAACTACAATAACCCATTGGGGACTGGTGGGCGCCTCGCCATTGGCTTTGCTGTGCTGCTCCGGGCCCTATGGAAGGGTACTCACCAAGCCTTTCAGCCCTCCAAGCTAAAG GCCATTGTGGCAAGCAAGGCCAGCCAGTTCACAGGCTATGCACAGCATGATGCTCAAGAGTTCATGGCTTTCTTGTTGGATGGGCTACATGAAGACCTCAATCGAATCCAAAACAAACCCTACACAGAGACTGTGGACTCGGACGGGCGGCCCGATGAG GTGGTAGccgaggaagcatggcagcggcACAAGATGAGAAATGATTCATTCATTGTGGACCTGTTTCAGGGCCAGTACAAGTCAAAGCTGGTGTGCCCTGTGTGTGCCAAG GTCTCCATCACTTTTGACCCGTTCCTTTATCTGCCGGTACCCTTGCCACAAAAGCAAAAGGTTCTCCCCATATTTTATTTTGCCAGGGAGCCCCACAGCAAGCCCATCAAG TTCCTGGTGAGTGTCAGCAAGGAGAACTCCAGCGCGAGTGAAGTGTTGGACTCCCTCTCTCAGAGTGTCCACGTGAAGCCTGAGAACCTGCGCCTAGCCGAG GTAATTAAGAACCGTTTCCACCGTGTTTTCTTGCCCTCCCACTCACTGGACGCTGTGTCCCCCACGGACGTGCTCCTCTGCTTTGAGCTGCTCTCCCCAGAACTGGCTAAGGAGCGGGTAGTAGTGCTGGAGGTGCAGCAG CGCCCCCAGGTACCCAGCATCCCTATCTCCAAGTGCGCAGCCTGCCAGCGGAAGCAGcaatcagaagaagaaaagctgaagCGCTGTACCCGTTGCTACCGTGTGGGCTACTGCAACCA GTTCTGCCAGAAAACCCATTGGCCTGACCACAAAGGCCTCTGCCGCCCTGAGAACATTGGCTACCCCTTCCTGGTCAGTGTGCCTGCTTCACGCCTCACTTATGCCCGTCTTGCTCAGCTACTAGAAGGTTATGCCCG GTACTCTGTGAGTGTATTCCAACCGCCCTTCCAGCCTGGCCGCATGGCTTTGGAATCGCAGAGCCCTGGCTGTACCACGTTGCTTTCAACCAGCTCTCTGGAGGCTGGGGACAGTGAAAGAGAACCCATTCAGCCTTCTGAGCTccagctggtgacccctgtggctgAAGGGGATACAGGGGCTCACCGAGTATGGCCGCCTGCTGATAGGGGTCCTGTGCCTAGCACCAGTGGACTCTCTTCTGAGATGCTGGCCAGTGGGCCTATCGAAGGTTGTCCCTTGCTTGCTGGTGAGAGGGTATCTCGGCCTGAAG CTGCTGTGCCTGGGTACCAACACTCAAGTGAATCTGTGAATACCCACACGCCCCAGttcttcatctataaaattgATGCATCAAACCGTGAGCAGCGGCTGGAGGACAAAG GGGAGACACCATTGGAGCTAGGTGATGACTGTAGCCTGGCTCTGGTGTGGCGGAACAATGAACGCCTGCAGGAGTTTGTGTTGGTAGCCTCCAAGGAGCTGGAATGTGCTGAAGATCCAGGCTCTGCTGGTGAGGCTGCCCGTGCTGGCCACTTCACCCTGGACCAGTGCCTCAACCTCTTTACACGGCCTGAAGTGCTGGCACCTGAGGAGGCCTG GTACTGCCCACAGTGCAAACAGCATCGTGAGGCCTCCAAACAGCTGCTGTTGTGGCGCCTACCGAACGTGCTGATTGTGCAGCTCAAGCGCTTCTCCTTTCGTAGTTTCATTTGGCGAGACAAGATCAATGACTTGGTGGAGTTTCCTGTTCG GAACCTGGACTTGAGCAAGTTCTGTATCGGTCAGAAAGAGGAGCAGCTGCCTAGCTATGACCTGTATGCTGTCATCAACCACTACGGAGGCATGATCGGTGGCCACTATACTGCTTGTGCACGGCTGCCCAATGATCGCAGTAGCCAGCGCAGTGACGTGG GCTGGCGCTTGTTTGATGACAGCACGGTGACAACAGTAGACGAAAGCCAGGTCGTGACGCGCTATGCCTATGTTCTCTTCTACCGTCGTCGGAACTCTCCTGTGGAGAGACCCCCCAGGGCAAGTCACTCTGAACACCACCCAGACCTAGGCCCTGCAGCTGAGGCTGCTGCCAGCCAG
- the Usp19 gene encoding ubiquitin carboxyl-terminal hydrolase 19 isoform X7 has translation MSAGASATGPRRGPPGLEEATSKKKQKDRANLESKDGDARRVSLPRKEPTKDELLLDWRQSADEVIVKLRVGTGPVRLEDVDAAFTDTDCVVRLPDGRQWGGVFFAEIQSSCTKVQARKGGLLQLVLPKKVPLLTWPSLLKPLGTQELVPGLQCQENGQELSPIALEPGSEPRRAKQEARNQKRAQGRGEVGSGAGPGTQAGPSAKRAVHLRRGPEGEGSMDGPGPQGDAPSFLSDSATQVEAEEKLCAPPMNTQTSLLSSEKSLALLTVEKTVSPRNDPVAPVMVQDRDPEPEQEDQVKEEMALGADPTALVEEPESMVNLAFVKNDSYEKGPDSVVVHVYVKEIRRDSSRVLFREQDFTLIFQTRDGNFLRLHPGCGPHTIFRWQVKLRNLIEPEQCTFCFTASRIDICLRKRQSQRWGGLEAPATRVGGAKVAVPTGPTPLDSTPPGGGPHPLTGQEEARAVEKEKPKARSEDSGLDGVVARTPLEHVAPKPDPHLASPKPTCMVPPMPHSPVSGDSVEEDEEEEKKVCLPGFTGLVNLGNTCFMNSVIQSLSNTRELRDFFHDRSFEAEINYNNPLGTGGRLAIGFAVLLRALWKGTHQAFQPSKLKAIVASKASQFTGYAQHDAQEFMAFLLDGLHEDLNRIQNKPYTETVDSDGRPDEVVAEEAWQRHKMRNDSFIVDLFQGQYKSKLVCPVCAKVSITFDPFLYLPVPLPQKQKVLPIFYFAREPHSKPIKFLVSVSKENSSASEVLDSLSQSVHVKPENLRLAEVIKNRFHRVFLPSHSLDAVSPTDVLLCFELLSPELAKERVVVLEVQQRPQVPSIPISKCAACQRKQQSEEEKLKRCTRCYRVGYCNQFCQKTHWPDHKGLCRPENIGYPFLVSVPASRLTYARLAQLLEGYARYSVSVFQPPFQPGRMALESQSPGCTTLLSTSSLEAGDSEREPIQPSELQLVTPVAEGDTGAHRVWPPADRGPVPSTSGLSSEMLASGPIEGCPLLAGERVSRPEAAVPGYQHSSESVNTHTPQFFIYKIDASNREQRLEDKGETPLELGDDCSLALVWRNNERLQEFVLVASKELECAEDPGSAGEAARAGHFTLDQCLNLFTRPEVLAPEEAWYCPQCKQHREASKQLLLWRLPNVLIVQLKRFSFRSFIWRDKINDLVEFPVRNLDLSKFCIGQKEEQLPSYDLYAVINHYGGMIGGHYTACARLPNDRSSQRSDVGWRLFDDSTVTTVDESQVVTRYAYVLFYRRRNSPVERPPRASHSEHHPDLGPAAEAAASQGLGPGQAPEVAPTRTAPERFAPPVDRPAPTYSNMEEVD, from the exons TGTCCCTTCCTCGAAAGGAACCAACCAAAGATG AATTGTTGCTCGATTGGAGGCAGAGTGCAGATGAGGTGATTGTTAAGCTGCGCGTGGGAACAGGTCCCGTACGTCTGGAGGATGTAGATGCTGCGTTCACAGACACGGACTGTGTGGTGAGGCTTCCAG ATGGTCGGCAGTGGGGTGGTGTCTTCTTTGCTGAAATACAAAGTTCTTGCACCAAAGTGCAGGCTCGCAAGGGTGGTCTTCTACAGCTAGTACTACCCAAGAAGGTGCCTCTGCTCACGTGGCCCTCTCTCCTG AAACCTCTGGGAACCCAAGAGCTGGTGCCAGGTTTGCAGTGCCAGGAGAACGGGCAAGAGCTGTCTCCCATTGCCCTGGAGCCAGGCTCTGAGCCCCGCAGAGCTAAACAGGAAGCCCGAAACCAGAAGCGGGCCCAGGGCCGTGGTGAGGTAGGCTCGGGGGCTGGCCCTGGGACACAGGCAGGGCCCAGCGCCAAGAGGGCTGTTCACCTCCGCAGAGGGCCAGAAGGGGAAGGGTCCATGGATGGCCCCGGCCCCCAGGGTGATGCCCCGTCTTTCCTGTCTGACTCAGCTACCCAG gttgagGCTGAGGAGAAGCTCTGTGCTCCACCAATGAACACTCAAACAAGTCTCTTGAGCTCAGAGAAGAGTTTAGCCCTTCTGACAGTAGAGAAGACAGTGTCCCCCAGGAATGACCCAGTCGCCCCGGTTATGGTCCAGGACAGAGACCCTGAGCCTGAGCAAGAAGACCAAGTCAAAGAGGAGATGGCACTTGGGGCTGATCCTACAGCCTTGGTGGAGG AACCAGAGTCTATGGTGAACCTGGCATTTGTCAAGAACGACTCGTATGAGAAGGGCCCGGATTCGGTGGTGGTGCACGTGTACGTGAAGGAGATCCGCAGGGACAGCTCCCGAGTGCTCTTCCGAGAGCAGGACTTCACACTGATCTTCCAGACCAG GGACGGAAACTTTCTGAGGCTGCATCCGGGCTGTGGGCCCCACACCATCTTCCGATGGCAGGTGAAGCTCAG AAACTTGATTGAACCAGAGCAGTGTACGTTCTGTTTCACGGCCTCTCGAATCGATATCTGCCTCCGGAAGCGGCAGAGTCAGCGCTGGGGGGGACTGGAGGCCCCTGCTACACGAG TGGGTGGTGCAAAGGTTGCCGTGCCGACAGGCCCAACCCCTTTGGATTCAACCCCTCCAGGAGGTGGCCCCCACCCCCTGACAGGCCAGGAGGAAGCCAGGGCTGTGGAGAAGGAAAAACCCAAGGCTCGATCAGAGGACTCAGGGCTGGATGGTGTGGTGGCCCGCACCCCCTTGGAGCATGTAGCCCCAAAGCCAGACCCACACTTGGCCTCG CCCAAACCCACGTGTATGGTGCCTCCAATGCCGCACAGTCCAGTTAGTGGGGATAGTGTGGAGGAGgacgaagaggaagagaagaaggtgtGCCTGCCAGGCTTCACTGGCCTTGTCAACTTAGGGAACACCTGCTTCATGAATAGCGTCATTCAGTCTTTGTCCAACACTCGGGAACTTCGTGACTTCTTTCACG ACCGATCCTTTGAAGCTGAGATTAACTACAATAACCCATTGGGGACTGGTGGGCGCCTCGCCATTGGCTTTGCTGTGCTGCTCCGGGCCCTATGGAAGGGTACTCACCAAGCCTTTCAGCCCTCCAAGCTAAAG GCCATTGTGGCAAGCAAGGCCAGCCAGTTCACAGGCTATGCACAGCATGATGCTCAAGAGTTCATGGCTTTCTTGTTGGATGGGCTACATGAAGACCTCAATCGAATCCAAAACAAACCCTACACAGAGACTGTGGACTCGGACGGGCGGCCCGATGAG GTGGTAGccgaggaagcatggcagcggcACAAGATGAGAAATGATTCATTCATTGTGGACCTGTTTCAGGGCCAGTACAAGTCAAAGCTGGTGTGCCCTGTGTGTGCCAAG GTCTCCATCACTTTTGACCCGTTCCTTTATCTGCCGGTACCCTTGCCACAAAAGCAAAAGGTTCTCCCCATATTTTATTTTGCCAGGGAGCCCCACAGCAAGCCCATCAAG TTCCTGGTGAGTGTCAGCAAGGAGAACTCCAGCGCGAGTGAAGTGTTGGACTCCCTCTCTCAGAGTGTCCACGTGAAGCCTGAGAACCTGCGCCTAGCCGAG GTAATTAAGAACCGTTTCCACCGTGTTTTCTTGCCCTCCCACTCACTGGACGCTGTGTCCCCCACGGACGTGCTCCTCTGCTTTGAGCTGCTCTCCCCAGAACTGGCTAAGGAGCGGGTAGTAGTGCTGGAGGTGCAGCAG CGCCCCCAGGTACCCAGCATCCCTATCTCCAAGTGCGCAGCCTGCCAGCGGAAGCAGcaatcagaagaagaaaagctgaagCGCTGTACCCGTTGCTACCGTGTGGGCTACTGCAACCA GTTCTGCCAGAAAACCCATTGGCCTGACCACAAAGGCCTCTGCCGCCCTGAGAACATTGGCTACCCCTTCCTGGTCAGTGTGCCTGCTTCACGCCTCACTTATGCCCGTCTTGCTCAGCTACTAGAAGGTTATGCCCG GTACTCTGTGAGTGTATTCCAACCGCCCTTCCAGCCTGGCCGCATGGCTTTGGAATCGCAGAGCCCTGGCTGTACCACGTTGCTTTCAACCAGCTCTCTGGAGGCTGGGGACAGTGAAAGAGAACCCATTCAGCCTTCTGAGCTccagctggtgacccctgtggctgAAGGGGATACAGGGGCTCACCGAGTATGGCCGCCTGCTGATAGGGGTCCTGTGCCTAGCACCAGTGGACTCTCTTCTGAGATGCTGGCCAGTGGGCCTATCGAAGGTTGTCCCTTGCTTGCTGGTGAGAGGGTATCTCGGCCTGAAG CTGCTGTGCCTGGGTACCAACACTCAAGTGAATCTGTGAATACCCACACGCCCCAGttcttcatctataaaattgATGCATCAAACCGTGAGCAGCGGCTGGAGGACAAAG GGGAGACACCATTGGAGCTAGGTGATGACTGTAGCCTGGCTCTGGTGTGGCGGAACAATGAACGCCTGCAGGAGTTTGTGTTGGTAGCCTCCAAGGAGCTGGAATGTGCTGAAGATCCAGGCTCTGCTGGTGAGGCTGCCCGTGCTGGCCACTTCACCCTGGACCAGTGCCTCAACCTCTTTACACGGCCTGAAGTGCTGGCACCTGAGGAGGCCTG GTACTGCCCACAGTGCAAACAGCATCGTGAGGCCTCCAAACAGCTGCTGTTGTGGCGCCTACCGAACGTGCTGATTGTGCAGCTCAAGCGCTTCTCCTTTCGTAGTTTCATTTGGCGAGACAAGATCAATGACTTGGTGGAGTTTCCTGTTCG GAACCTGGACTTGAGCAAGTTCTGTATCGGTCAGAAAGAGGAGCAGCTGCCTAGCTATGACCTGTATGCTGTCATCAACCACTACGGAGGCATGATCGGTGGCCACTATACTGCTTGTGCACGGCTGCCCAATGATCGCAGTAGCCAGCGCAGTGACGTGG GCTGGCGCTTGTTTGATGACAGCACGGTGACAACAGTAGACGAAAGCCAGGTCGTGACGCGCTATGCCTATGTTCTCTTCTACCGTCGTCGGAACTCTCCTGTGGAGAGACCCCCCAGGGCAAGTCACTCTGAACACCACCCAGACCTAGGCCCTGCAGCTGAGGCTGCTGCCAGCCAG